A genomic segment from Nocardia cyriacigeorgica GUH-2 encodes:
- a CDS encoding multifunctional oxoglutarate decarboxylase/oxoglutarate dehydrogenase thiamine pyrophosphate-binding subunit/dihydrolipoyllysine-residue succinyltransferase subunit — protein MYQKFKNDPSSVDESWHEFLADYTPDASGESQAGQPSPAQAPAPAPAQAATTATVNSAPAPAPQAAAPKPAAPKATPAPAPAPKPAATTAAAAAPASAPQQARAPKTTPAPTSNAAPTGGPKPAAPAADETKVLRGAAAAVAKNMSASLSIPTATSVRAIPAKLMIDNRLVINNHLARTRGGKISFTHLLGYAIVQAVKAFPNMNRHFAEIDGKPHSVTPAHTNLGLAIDLPGKDGNRSLVVAAIKGCEEMTFGQFHTAYEDIVRRAREGKLTAEDFSGVTISLTNPGTIGTVHSVPRLMSGQGAIIGAGAMEYPAEFQGMSDERIADIGVGKLMTLTSTYDHRIIQGAESGDFLRTIHQLLISDEFYDEIFHGLGVPYEPVRWRKDIKERGVDKSTRVLEMIAAYRNRGHLMADTDPLRLVKDKFRSHPDLDVTQHGLTLWDLDREFNVGGFHGQERMKLRDVLSVLRDSYCRHVGVEYTHILETDQLEWIQERVEQKHVKPTVAQQKYILNRLNAAEAFETFLQTKYVGQKRFSLEGAESVIPMMDAVIDQCAEHALDEVVIGMPHRGRLNVLANIVGKPYSKIFTEFEGNMNPAATHGSGDVKYHLGARGTYLQMFGDNEIEVSLTANPSHLEAVDPVLEGLVRAKQDLLDKGDGPEGFSVMPLMLHGDAAFAGQGVVAETLNLSGLRGYRVGGTIHIVVNNQIGFTTAPENSRSTEYSTDIAKFIGAPIFHVNGDDPEACDWVARLAVDFRQKFRKDVVIDLICYRRRGHNEGDDPSMTQPYMYDVIDTKRSVRKSYTESLIGRGDISMKEAEDALRDYQGQLERVFNEVRELEKYSPEPSESVEDDQKVPATVQTAVDKSVLQRIGDAFLNVPEGFNVHPRVKPVLEKRREMAYEGKVDWAFAELLAFGTLIDEGRAVRLTGQDSRRGTFTQRHAVIIDRKTADEYTPLHNIGSANPGWFAVHDSALSEFAAVGFEYGYSLGNPDALVLWEAQFGDFVNGAQSIIDEFISSGEAKWGQLSEVVLLLPHGHEGQGPDHTSGRIERFLQLCAEGSMTVAVPSTPANYFHLLRRHALDGIRRPLIVFTPKSMLRNKAVVSDLKDFTESKFHSVFDEPTYEQGIGDRGKVKRVLLTSGKLYYELAAAKAKQKREDVAIVRIEQLYPMPKFRLNEALAGYPNATDIAWVQEEPANQGAWPFFGLNLPELLPERFGKLRRISRRAMSAPSSGSSKVHAVEQAEIIAEAFEPIA, from the coding sequence ATGTATCAGAAGTTCAAGAACGATCCATCATCGGTCGACGAAAGTTGGCACGAGTTCCTCGCCGATTACACCCCCGACGCGTCCGGTGAGTCCCAGGCCGGCCAGCCGTCGCCCGCGCAGGCTCCCGCCCCGGCACCCGCGCAGGCTGCGACGACCGCGACGGTGAACTCGGCTCCGGCGCCCGCGCCCCAGGCTGCTGCCCCCAAGCCCGCCGCCCCCAAGGCCACGCCCGCTCCGGCTCCGGCACCGAAGCCCGCGGCCACCACTGCGGCAGCGGCGGCCCCGGCGTCCGCTCCGCAGCAGGCGCGCGCCCCCAAGACCACCCCGGCGCCGACCTCCAACGCCGCGCCGACCGGCGGACCCAAGCCGGCCGCCCCCGCGGCCGACGAGACCAAGGTGCTGCGTGGTGCGGCAGCCGCGGTCGCCAAGAACATGTCCGCCTCGCTCAGCATCCCCACCGCGACCAGCGTCCGGGCCATCCCGGCCAAGCTGATGATCGACAACCGGCTGGTCATCAACAACCATCTGGCCCGCACCCGCGGTGGCAAGATCTCCTTCACCCACCTGCTCGGCTACGCCATCGTGCAGGCGGTCAAGGCCTTCCCGAACATGAACCGGCATTTCGCCGAGATCGACGGGAAGCCGCATTCGGTCACCCCCGCGCACACCAACCTCGGCCTGGCCATCGACCTGCCCGGTAAGGACGGCAACCGCTCGCTGGTCGTGGCCGCGATCAAGGGCTGCGAGGAGATGACCTTCGGGCAGTTCCACACCGCCTACGAGGACATCGTGCGCCGTGCCCGCGAGGGCAAGCTGACCGCCGAGGACTTCAGCGGCGTCACCATCTCGCTGACCAACCCCGGCACCATCGGCACCGTGCATTCGGTGCCGCGGCTGATGTCGGGTCAGGGCGCGATCATCGGCGCGGGCGCCATGGAGTACCCGGCCGAGTTCCAGGGTATGAGCGATGAGCGCATCGCCGATATCGGTGTCGGCAAGCTGATGACGCTGACCTCGACCTACGACCACCGCATCATCCAGGGTGCGGAGTCCGGCGACTTCCTGCGCACCATCCACCAGCTGCTGATCTCCGACGAGTTCTACGACGAGATCTTCCACGGCCTCGGTGTGCCGTACGAGCCGGTGCGCTGGCGCAAGGACATCAAGGAACGCGGCGTCGACAAGAGCACCCGCGTGCTCGAGATGATCGCCGCCTACCGCAACCGCGGCCACCTGATGGCCGACACCGACCCGCTGCGCCTGGTCAAGGACAAGTTCCGCAGCCACCCCGACCTCGATGTCACCCAGCACGGGCTGACCCTGTGGGACCTCGACCGCGAGTTCAACGTCGGCGGCTTCCACGGCCAGGAGCGGATGAAGCTGCGCGATGTGCTGTCGGTGCTGCGCGACTCCTACTGCCGCCACGTCGGTGTGGAGTACACCCACATCCTGGAGACCGATCAGCTCGAATGGATCCAGGAGCGGGTCGAGCAGAAGCACGTCAAGCCGACCGTCGCTCAGCAGAAGTACATCCTGAACCGGCTGAACGCGGCCGAGGCGTTCGAGACCTTCCTGCAGACCAAGTACGTCGGCCAGAAGCGGTTCTCGCTGGAAGGCGCCGAATCGGTCATCCCGATGATGGACGCGGTCATCGACCAGTGCGCCGAGCACGCCCTCGACGAGGTCGTCATCGGTATGCCGCACCGCGGCCGGCTCAACGTGCTGGCCAATATCGTCGGCAAGCCGTACTCGAAGATCTTCACCGAGTTCGAGGGCAACATGAACCCGGCGGCCACCCACGGCTCCGGCGACGTGAAGTACCACCTCGGTGCGCGCGGCACCTACCTGCAGATGTTCGGCGACAACGAGATCGAGGTCTCGCTCACTGCCAACCCCTCGCACCTCGAGGCGGTCGACCCGGTGCTCGAGGGCCTGGTCCGCGCCAAGCAGGACCTGCTGGACAAGGGCGACGGCCCCGAGGGCTTCTCGGTGATGCCGCTGATGCTGCACGGTGACGCCGCGTTCGCCGGCCAGGGTGTGGTCGCCGAGACGCTGAACCTGTCGGGTCTGCGTGGTTACCGCGTCGGCGGCACCATCCACATCGTGGTGAACAACCAGATCGGCTTCACCACCGCGCCGGAGAACAGCCGCTCCACCGAATACTCCACCGACATCGCGAAGTTCATCGGTGCGCCGATCTTCCACGTCAACGGTGACGACCCGGAGGCCTGCGACTGGGTCGCGCGCCTGGCCGTCGACTTCCGGCAGAAGTTCCGCAAGGACGTGGTCATCGACCTGATCTGCTACCGCCGCCGTGGCCACAACGAGGGCGACGACCCGTCGATGACCCAGCCGTACATGTACGACGTCATCGACACCAAGCGCTCGGTGCGCAAGAGCTACACCGAGAGCCTGATCGGCCGTGGCGACATCTCCATGAAAGAGGCCGAGGACGCGCTGCGCGACTACCAGGGCCAGCTGGAGCGGGTGTTCAACGAGGTCCGCGAGCTGGAGAAGTACTCGCCGGAGCCCAGTGAATCGGTCGAGGACGATCAGAAGGTACCCGCGACGGTGCAGACCGCCGTGGACAAGTCGGTGCTGCAGCGCATCGGCGACGCGTTCCTCAACGTGCCCGAGGGCTTCAACGTGCACCCGCGCGTCAAGCCGGTGCTGGAGAAGCGGCGCGAGATGGCCTACGAGGGCAAGGTCGACTGGGCCTTCGCCGAGCTGCTGGCCTTCGGCACGCTCATCGACGAGGGCCGTGCGGTGCGGTTGACCGGCCAGGACTCCCGTCGTGGCACGTTCACCCAGCGTCATGCGGTGATCATCGACCGCAAGACCGCCGACGAGTACACCCCGCTGCACAACATCGGGTCTGCCAACCCGGGCTGGTTCGCGGTGCACGACTCGGCGCTGAGCGAGTTCGCCGCCGTCGGCTTCGAATACGGCTACTCGCTGGGCAACCCGGACGCGCTGGTGCTGTGGGAGGCGCAGTTCGGTGACTTCGTCAACGGCGCGCAGTCCATCATCGACGAGTTCATCTCCTCCGGTGAGGCCAAGTGGGGTCAGCTGTCGGAGGTCGTGCTGCTGCTGCCGCACGGTCATGAGGGTCAGGGCCCGGACCACACCTCCGGCCGCATCGAACGCTTCCTCCAGCTGTGCGCGGAGGGGTCGATGACGGTGGCGGTGCCGTCCACCCCGGCCAACTACTTCCACCTGCTGCGCCGCCACGCCCTCGACGGCATCCGCCGTCCGCTGATCGTCTTCACCCCGAAGTCGATGCTGCGCAACAAGGCCGTGGTCAGCGATCTGAAGGACTTCACCGAGAGCAAGTTCCACTCGGTGTTCGACGAGCCCACCTACGAGCAGGGCATCGGCGATCGCGGCAAGGTCAAGCGGGTGCTGCTGACCAGCGGCAAGCTCTACTACGAGCTGGCCGCGGCCAAGGCCAAGCAGAAGCGCGAGGACGTCGCGATCGTGCGCATCGAGCAGCTCTACCCGATGCCGAAGTTCCGGCTCAACGAGGCGCTGGCCGGTTACCCGAACGCCACCGACATCGCGTGGGTGCAGGAGGAGCCGGCCAACCAGGGTGCCTGGCCGTTCTTCGGCCTGAACCTGCCCGAGCTGCTGCCGGAGCGTTTCGGCAAGCTGCGCCGGATCTCGCGGCGCGCCATGTCGGCGCCGTCCTCGGGTTCGAGCAAGGTGCACGCGGTCGAGCAGGCCGAGATCATCGCCGAGGCCTTCGAGCCGATCGCCTGA
- a CDS encoding TetR/AcrR family transcriptional regulator has translation MSTSPGETAKRVRLSPDQRRAQLIELGVKMLGERAIEDISISEIAAQAGISRGLLFHYFPTKQDFQLEVVRHANAELLMRVAPDPTLGLFDMLRDSVSRYIDYVSENRTSYLALLRGPASSSPDLVALVEQTRNAIVDIILTQVPMTPEERDHPRLVLAVRGWIAFTEESTLSWLRNETITRDELIDLLVESLLALSMAINPALAAALRS, from the coding sequence GTGAGCACGAGTCCTGGAGAAACCGCCAAGCGTGTCCGGCTGAGCCCGGACCAGCGGCGCGCGCAGTTGATCGAGCTCGGCGTCAAGATGCTGGGTGAGCGCGCCATCGAGGACATTTCCATCAGCGAAATCGCTGCCCAGGCAGGAATTTCGCGCGGCCTGCTTTTCCACTACTTCCCCACCAAGCAGGACTTCCAGCTCGAGGTCGTGCGGCACGCCAACGCCGAACTGCTGATGCGCGTCGCGCCGGACCCGACCCTGGGCCTGTTCGACATGCTGCGCGATTCGGTCAGCCGCTACATCGACTACGTCAGCGAGAACCGCACCTCGTACCTGGCGCTATTGCGCGGTCCCGCCAGTTCGAGCCCCGACCTGGTCGCCCTGGTCGAACAAACTCGCAATGCCATCGTCGACATCATCCTGACCCAGGTTCCCATGACCCCCGAGGAACGCGACCACCCCCGCCTGGTGCTAGCCGTGCGCGGCTGGATCGCCTTCACCGAGGAATCCACCCTGTCCTGGTTGCGCAACGAGACGATCACCCGCGACGAACTGATCGACTTGCTGGTCGAGTCCCTGCTGGCCCTGTCCATGGCCATCAACCCCGCCCTCGCCGCGGCATTGCGTTCCTGA
- a CDS encoding TIGR03617 family F420-dependent LLM class oxidoreductase — MLLDFQLDARPDRSVERARTLVDAGAAGLFTFEGPHDVMLPLAAVAGQVETDLMTNVAIAMPRSPMHLAHAAWDLQLMSRGRFRLGLGSQIRPHIEKRYGATWSAPAARMREIVLAVRAILNSWQDGTELDFRGEHTRHTLMPKTFVPGPNPYGPPPVLLGALGPLMTRTAAEVADGLLVMPFNSHRHFRERTLPAVAEGLKRAGRTEFAIYPQAIVAMGRTEEELAAASRGVRGLLAFYGSTPAYRPVLDVEGWGELQPELNALSKSGDIMQMFDRISDDMLDTLAVRGTPESCADEISRRFGDVAERVCCYFPGYDPPIAHISALAQALRRAESGPESVSGSTRR, encoded by the coding sequence GTGCTGCTCGATTTTCAACTGGATGCGCGCCCGGACCGATCGGTCGAACGCGCTCGGACCCTCGTCGACGCCGGTGCCGCGGGCTTGTTCACCTTCGAGGGCCCGCACGACGTCATGCTGCCGCTGGCGGCGGTGGCGGGACAGGTCGAGACGGATCTGATGACGAATGTCGCGATCGCCATGCCGCGCAGCCCGATGCATCTGGCGCATGCGGCGTGGGATCTGCAGCTGATGTCGCGCGGGCGTTTCCGGCTCGGTCTCGGGTCACAGATCCGGCCGCATATCGAGAAACGTTATGGCGCAACGTGGTCGGCACCCGCGGCGCGGATGCGCGAGATCGTACTCGCGGTGCGTGCGATCCTGAACTCCTGGCAGGACGGCACCGAGCTCGACTTCCGCGGTGAACACACCCGCCACACCCTCATGCCGAAGACCTTCGTCCCCGGCCCCAACCCCTACGGTCCGCCCCCGGTGTTGCTCGGCGCCCTCGGCCCGCTGATGACCCGCACGGCTGCCGAGGTCGCCGACGGCCTGCTGGTCATGCCGTTCAACTCGCACCGCCATTTCCGCGAACGCACCCTGCCTGCCGTCGCCGAGGGCCTGAAACGCGCGGGCCGCACCGAGTTCGCGATCTACCCGCAGGCCATCGTCGCCATGGGCCGCACCGAGGAAGAGCTGGCCGCGGCATCCCGAGGGGTCCGCGGCCTCCTCGCTTTCTACGGCTCCACCCCCGCCTACCGCCCCGTCCTCGACGTCGAAGGCTGGGGTGAGCTCCAACCCGAACTCAACGCCCTGTCCAAATCCGGCGACATCATGCAGATGTTCGACCGCATCTCCGACGACATGCTCGACACTTTGGCAGTGCGCGGCACGCCGGAATCCTGTGCCGACGAGATCTCGCGCCGTTTCGGCGATGTCGCGGAGCGCGTGTGCTGCTACTTTCCCGGCTACGACCCGCCCATCGCCCACATCAGCGCTCTCGCGCAAGCGCTACGCCGGGCGGAATCCGGACCGGAATCGGTGTCCGGATCCACCCGGCGGTGA